In Sphingomonas sp. R1, a single genomic region encodes these proteins:
- a CDS encoding rod-binding protein, with the protein MTDLSPLPAAASATTLAKPLPKVDPKNAKTAQEFESVFLGQMTQLMLQSVQQDEQFSGGNGEEIFRGVLAEKLGAEMARRGGIGLAPHVLDQILKLQQGQQ; encoded by the coding sequence ATGACCGACCTCTCCCCCCTCCCCGCCGCCGCATCGGCGACCACGCTGGCCAAGCCGCTGCCCAAGGTCGATCCGAAGAACGCCAAGACCGCGCAGGAATTCGAAAGCGTTTTCCTCGGACAGATGACCCAGCTGATGCTGCAGAGCGTCCAGCAGGACGAACAGTTCAGCGGCGGCAACGGCGAAGAAATCTTCCGCGGCGTGCTCGCCGAAAAACTCGGTGCCGAAATGGCGCGCCGCGGCGGAATCGGGCTCGCACCCCATGTACTCGACCAGATCCTCAAGCTTCAGCAAGGACAGCAATGA
- a CDS encoding PilZ domain-containing protein, translating to MGAAEHQFEPASAGGDAWAERAPRTVTTLMVGKLVCAGGGEQLCRVRNISASGMMLETPYPLHEGDQIAVELRGGGVLKGKIVWTSDGRAGVHFTTPIDVEDVLATAKGSSAAARLRRAIPRAPRFELTGPARLVCNGVSSAVRLENISLSGARIRLPGHIELDRVMTLVIPGLKPHSCTVRWSDAETAGVAFLEMIPYAELAAWLGEVQAAG from the coding sequence GTGGGCGCAGCCGAGCATCAGTTTGAACCAGCCAGCGCCGGCGGCGACGCCTGGGCCGAGCGCGCACCGCGCACGGTAACGACGCTGATGGTGGGCAAGCTGGTCTGCGCTGGTGGCGGCGAACAACTCTGCCGGGTGCGCAACATCTCCGCCAGCGGCATGATGCTGGAGACGCCCTATCCCTTGCACGAGGGCGACCAGATCGCCGTCGAATTGCGCGGCGGGGGCGTGCTTAAGGGCAAGATCGTCTGGACCAGCGACGGCAGGGCCGGCGTCCACTTCACCACGCCGATCGACGTGGAGGACGTGCTCGCCACTGCCAAGGGCAGTTCGGCAGCGGCCCGGCTCCGCCGGGCGATTCCCCGCGCGCCACGGTTCGAGCTCACCGGGCCGGCCCGGCTGGTCTGCAACGGCGTGTCGAGCGCGGTTCGGCTCGAGAACATCTCCCTGAGCGGCGCGCGGATCCGTCTGCCCGGCCATATCGAGCTGGATCGCGTGATGACCCTGGTGATCCCGGGGCTCAAGCCGCACAGCTGCACCGTGCGCTGGAGCGACGCCGAAACCGCCGGCGTCGCCTTCCTCGAGATGATCCCCTATGCCGAACTTGCCGCCTGGCTCGGCGAGGTACAGGCGGCAGGCTGA
- the fliF gene encoding flagellar basal-body MS-ring/collar protein FliF, with translation MEAIKNLVTQLGTKRLAMMGGVAFALLAALTVVAMSSSKSNMGYLYTDLDPAAASTITEKLKAQNVPYTLSADGTAIMAPEDKLAQLRMSMASEKLGGKIGYEVLDEEQPFGVSASRAKMNETRAIEGELAKSIQTIQNVSAARVHIVMPERAMFATESRKATAAVTVKTKGHMGSEQIASIRYLVSSSVPELSPDAVSVVDQTGALLARAGDPDTAGAADADERQQAVEGKLRDEIEALLQPIVGEGKVRAEVSAQIDRDQTREESNVFDPDKQVVARQVSVETGDQNKESDAGPQTTSVANQLPDAKANPAAPGSSRQSASNQTSEDTTYSNSSTRTVTVRAPGKVTRLTIAVMVDGGPKGLPADQIQRLQRLVENAAGIDTQRGDSVVVESMPFSAVPVEETKESIFAKLPMDKIWTFLQLALIAGVGLLALRMLKPKPEPLPIEPEVTMLEAQQQSEEMRQLTARAADGDPEALQQLEQMTAGDTPLLDQEIALAQVDGRIKLSALKRIGSAIAASPPEAASVIRQWMNA, from the coding sequence TTGGAAGCGATCAAGAATCTGGTGACGCAACTCGGCACCAAGCGGCTCGCGATGATGGGCGGTGTGGCGTTCGCGCTGCTCGCGGCGCTGACCGTGGTGGCGATGAGCAGCTCCAAGTCGAACATGGGCTATCTCTACACCGATCTCGATCCCGCCGCGGCGTCGACGATCACCGAGAAGCTGAAGGCGCAGAACGTTCCCTACACGCTTTCCGCCGACGGCACCGCGATCATGGCGCCCGAGGACAAGCTCGCCCAGCTGCGCATGAGCATGGCCAGCGAGAAGCTCGGCGGCAAGATCGGCTATGAGGTGCTGGACGAGGAGCAGCCCTTCGGCGTTTCCGCCAGCCGCGCCAAGATGAACGAGACGCGCGCGATTGAAGGCGAACTCGCCAAGTCGATCCAAACCATCCAGAATGTAAGCGCCGCCCGCGTGCACATCGTGATGCCGGAGCGCGCGATGTTCGCCACCGAGAGCCGCAAGGCGACCGCCGCGGTGACGGTGAAGACCAAGGGGCATATGGGATCGGAGCAGATCGCCTCGATCCGCTACCTCGTCTCGTCTTCCGTGCCCGAGCTTTCGCCTGACGCCGTCTCGGTCGTCGACCAGACCGGCGCGCTGCTCGCCCGCGCGGGCGACCCAGATACCGCCGGCGCTGCCGATGCCGACGAGCGCCAGCAGGCGGTCGAGGGCAAGCTGCGCGACGAGATCGAGGCGCTGCTCCAGCCGATCGTCGGCGAAGGCAAGGTCCGCGCCGAGGTTTCCGCTCAGATCGACCGTGACCAGACCCGCGAGGAATCGAACGTGTTCGATCCCGACAAGCAGGTCGTCGCGCGCCAGGTCAGCGTCGAGACCGGTGACCAGAACAAGGAAAGCGACGCAGGTCCGCAGACCACCTCGGTCGCCAACCAGCTGCCCGATGCCAAGGCCAATCCCGCCGCCCCCGGCAGCTCGCGCCAGTCGGCCAGCAACCAGACCTCCGAGGACACGACCTACTCGAACAGCTCGACCCGCACCGTCACCGTCCGGGCGCCCGGAAAGGTCACCCGCCTCACCATCGCGGTGATGGTCGATGGCGGCCCGAAAGGACTGCCGGCCGACCAGATCCAGCGCCTGCAGCGCCTGGTCGAGAATGCCGCCGGCATCGATACCCAGCGCGGCGACAGCGTGGTGGTGGAGAGCATGCCCTTCTCGGCCGTGCCGGTGGAGGAGACCAAGGAAAGCATCTTCGCCAAGCTGCCGATGGACAAGATCTGGACCTTCCTCCAGCTCGCCCTGATCGCCGGTGTCGGCCTGCTCGCGCTGCGCATGCTCAAGCCCAAGCCCGAGCCGCTGCCGATCGAGCCCGAGGTGACGATGCTGGAAGCCCAGCAACAGTCGGAAGAGATGCGCCAGCTGACCGCGCGCGCTGCCGATGGGGATCCCGAAGCCCTTCAGCAGCTCGAGCAGATGACCGCCGGCGACACGCCGCTGCTCGATCAGGAAATCGCCCTCGCCCAGGTGGATGGGCGGATCAAGCTCTCCGCGCTCAAGCGGATCGGCTCGGCCATCGCCGCGAGCCCGCCTGAGGCGGCCTCGGTGATCCGCCAGTGGATGAACGCATAG
- a CDS encoding FliH/SctL family protein: MSIHVERFAFDRVFSAPVSEKKLVDEDALIELAALRAEVALLKADQQAVIDKARAEGFEAGLAQARAEREVALLSAVDALHAGIEVIDAQFTEIAERVTSEATEVALAAADHIAARAIERAPGEAIDAAIGRVLGQVARGTELQVRVHPDLVDDIEAKIADRQSKDRRKLSLTVAPDATLAMGDALINWDEGGLALNAQQRRDAVAAELESLLLH, translated from the coding sequence ATGAGCATCCATGTCGAGCGGTTCGCCTTCGACCGCGTGTTTTCCGCCCCGGTGTCCGAAAAAAAGCTGGTCGACGAAGACGCGCTGATCGAGCTCGCCGCGCTGCGTGCCGAAGTCGCGCTGCTCAAGGCAGATCAGCAGGCCGTGATCGACAAGGCGCGTGCCGAGGGCTTCGAAGCCGGGCTGGCCCAGGCGCGCGCCGAACGCGAAGTCGCGCTGCTCAGCGCGGTGGATGCGCTGCATGCCGGCATCGAGGTGATCGATGCCCAGTTCACCGAGATCGCCGAGCGCGTCACCAGCGAAGCGACCGAAGTCGCGCTCGCCGCAGCCGATCACATTGCCGCGCGGGCAATCGAGCGGGCGCCGGGCGAGGCGATCGATGCCGCGATCGGCCGCGTACTCGGTCAGGTCGCGCGCGGCACCGAACTGCAGGTCCGCGTCCACCCTGATCTGGTCGACGACATCGAAGCGAAGATCGCCGATCGCCAGTCGAAGGACCGCCGCAAGCTGAGCCTGACCGTCGCGCCGGATGCCACGCTGGCGATGGGCGATGCGCTGATCAACTGGGACGAAGGCGGGCTGGCGCTCAATGCGCAGCAGCGCCGCGACGCGGTGGCTGCCGAGCTGGAGAGCCTGCTGCTCCACTAA
- a CDS encoding flagellar basal body protein translates to MSDMPSILSAIQLRMQNLSQRQQVIAQNLANSETPGYKSRDVSEPNFGDLLQGAGGVSVARPRVELTGAMKNLGATQPVGSGLVLDKDVSETKPDGNNVTLEDQLLKMGKVQADFTAMTNIYRKQMLLLKTAVGKGSSG, encoded by the coding sequence ATGTCCGACATGCCGTCGATCCTATCCGCCATCCAGCTGCGCATGCAGAACCTCTCGCAGCGCCAGCAGGTCATTGCGCAGAATCTCGCCAACAGCGAGACGCCCGGCTACAAGTCGCGCGACGTCTCCGAACCCAATTTCGGCGATCTGCTGCAGGGGGCAGGGGGCGTGAGCGTCGCGCGGCCTCGCGTCGAACTTACCGGCGCGATGAAGAATCTCGGTGCGACCCAGCCGGTCGGCAGCGGGCTCGTGCTCGACAAGGATGTCAGCGAGACCAAGCCGGACGGCAACAATGTCACGCTCGAAGACCAGTTGCTTAAAATGGGCAAGGTCCAGGCCGACTTCACGGCGATGACCAACATCTATCGCAAGCAGATGCTGCTGCTGAAGACGGCAGTGGGCAAGGGAAGCAGCGGCTGA
- a CDS encoding SGNH/GDSL hydrolase family protein, whose amino-acid sequence MKILARWLAVIALVVSPSAWAAGGSYSGLVVFGDSLVDSGNAYLATAGGVAKPADGYYAGRFSNGFNFADYLSDMISGTPATALFAGGRNMAVGGALAAYSPSETSPSFVRQIAYYNMMVGTPIDSNALVLITFGGNDVRDTITTGGAVSFQSAIDSFTYALGQLYTLGARNVVIVGSPDIGALPASAAVAAAVPGRLAELTARSQQINAALQGISAAFGTMPGVESNYFDLFGYEQALLANPAAFGLPSTLNTTTPCQIAGGGSPQLANCSNALYFDAIHPTTQVHQAIATAIAGQLGISAVPEGQVWVMLILGVGMVGASQRRRRAVAAIA is encoded by the coding sequence ATGAAGATTCTTGCGCGGTGGCTGGCCGTGATTGCGCTGGTCGTTTCGCCATCGGCCTGGGCGGCCGGTGGTTCCTATTCGGGGCTCGTGGTGTTCGGCGACAGTCTTGTCGATTCCGGAAATGCCTATCTGGCGACGGCCGGCGGCGTGGCGAAGCCTGCCGACGGCTATTATGCCGGGCGCTTCTCCAATGGCTTCAACTTCGCCGATTATCTGAGCGACATGATTTCGGGTACGCCCGCGACGGCGCTGTTCGCCGGCGGTCGCAACATGGCGGTCGGCGGCGCGCTCGCGGCGTACAGCCCCTCGGAAACGAGCCCCAGCTTTGTTCGCCAGATCGCCTATTACAACATGATGGTCGGCACGCCGATCGACAGCAACGCGCTGGTGCTGATCACCTTTGGCGGCAACGACGTGCGCGACACGATCACCACCGGCGGTGCGGTCAGCTTTCAGTCGGCGATCGATTCCTTCACCTACGCGCTCGGCCAGCTCTACACGCTGGGCGCGCGCAATGTGGTGATCGTCGGTTCGCCCGATATCGGTGCGCTACCCGCCTCGGCCGCCGTTGCCGCAGCGGTCCCCGGCCGGCTGGCCGAACTGACGGCCCGGTCCCAGCAGATCAATGCCGCGCTGCAGGGGATTTCGGCGGCGTTCGGAACCATGCCTGGCGTGGAGTCCAATTATTTCGACCTGTTCGGCTACGAGCAGGCCCTGCTAGCCAACCCGGCGGCTTTCGGCCTGCCGAGCACGCTCAACACGACGACGCCCTGCCAGATTGCGGGTGGTGGATCGCCGCAGCTCGCCAATTGCAGCAACGCCCTGTATTTCGACGCCATTCACCCGACGACCCAAGTGCACCAGGCAATCGCGACGGCGATCGCCGGGCAGCTGGGCATCAGCGCGGTGCCCGAGGGGCAGGTTTGGGTGATGCTGATCCTGGGCGTGGGCATGGTCGGCGCATCGCAGCGCCGCCGCCGCGCGGTCGCGGCGATCGCATGA
- a CDS encoding flagellar assembly protein FliX: protein MRIDSLTPMMARNLLAALPKSVSGYANPAEEPVAAPHQPLAVPGAVPATSVQALVAIAVNNPIAERRRKQARDAERGIDALDRLHKELVAGTPNVARLRDISAWTQTVPTPEEPMLAELMREIDLRVRVELAKLDIQV, encoded by the coding sequence GTGCGTATCGACAGCCTGACACCGATGATGGCACGCAACCTGCTGGCGGCGTTGCCCAAGTCCGTGTCCGGCTATGCGAACCCCGCCGAGGAGCCGGTCGCCGCTCCGCACCAGCCGTTGGCCGTGCCGGGTGCAGTTCCTGCGACCAGCGTACAGGCGCTGGTCGCGATTGCCGTCAATAATCCGATTGCCGAGCGACGCCGCAAGCAGGCCCGTGATGCCGAGCGGGGCATCGACGCGCTGGATCGGCTGCACAAGGAACTGGTGGCAGGCACGCCGAATGTCGCGCGGCTGCGCGATATCTCGGCATGGACGCAAACCGTGCCGACGCCCGAAGAGCCGATGCTCGCCGAACTGATGCGGGAAATAGACCTGCGCGTCCGCGTCGAACTGGCCAAGCTCGACATCCAGGTCTGA
- a CDS encoding flagellar protein FlgN: protein MITQLVDAMVSLTALMEEESERLSRSPYIPELGEIANAKLRLAGRVEAEVARLKRESPDDWLETLDPQARETLSEASRALRDASIVNSRILSRQIELSAEMMAAIAAEAQRLTGSRTTTYSACGGLAGVDAPAPISVNARL, encoded by the coding sequence ATGATCACCCAGCTCGTCGACGCGATGGTTTCCCTCACCGCTCTGATGGAAGAGGAAAGCGAACGCCTTTCGCGCTCGCCCTACATCCCCGAGCTGGGCGAGATCGCCAATGCCAAGCTGCGCCTGGCCGGCCGGGTCGAGGCCGAGGTGGCGCGGCTCAAGCGCGAGAGTCCGGACGACTGGCTGGAAACCCTGGATCCGCAAGCACGTGAGACGCTGTCGGAGGCCAGCCGCGCGCTGCGCGACGCATCGATCGTCAACTCGCGAATATTGTCGCGGCAGATCGAATTGTCTGCCGAGATGATGGCGGCAATTGCTGCGGAAGCACAGCGGCTCACCGGCAGCCGCACCACCACCTACAGCGCCTGCGGTGGCTTGGCCGGCGTCGACGCGCCAGCGCCCATCTCGGTAAATGCGCGTTTGTGA
- a CDS encoding flagellar basal body P-ring protein FlgI, with product MYRLSASFLALALAFVGAPQAMAQTRIKDIVDVENVRENQLVGYGLVVGLAGTGDRIRNAPFTEESMQSMLERMGVNIRGTQMRTQNVAAVSITATMPPFSRSGSRIDVQVSALGDATSLQGGTLIASSLRALDGEIYAVAQGPVAVSGFKGQGAAASVSRGVTTSARIAGGAIIEREVPYQLRSANSLKLALKNPDFTTADRIARAINGRYPGAAQMLDPATVEVRPSGQFAGSVIDLVTQLGDLEVKVDQPAKVVINEASGTVVMNSDVRITPVAIAQGGLTISVTEAPQVSQPAPFSQGQTTVVPRTQVQVNDGNGASLAVINGPSLKALVSGLNTLGVSPRDLITILQAIKTAGALQAEIEVQ from the coding sequence ATGTATCGTCTCTCCGCATCGTTCCTGGCGCTCGCGCTGGCCTTCGTCGGCGCACCCCAGGCGATGGCCCAGACGCGGATCAAGGACATCGTCGACGTCGAGAATGTCCGTGAAAACCAGCTGGTAGGCTATGGCCTGGTGGTCGGTCTCGCCGGTACCGGCGATCGCATCCGCAACGCACCCTTCACCGAGGAATCGATGCAGTCGATGCTCGAGCGCATGGGCGTGAACATCCGCGGCACGCAGATGCGCACGCAGAATGTCGCCGCCGTCTCGATCACCGCGACGATGCCGCCATTCTCGCGCTCCGGCTCGCGGATCGACGTCCAGGTCTCTGCGCTCGGTGACGCCACCAGCCTGCAGGGCGGCACGCTGATCGCCTCCTCCTTGCGCGCGCTGGACGGCGAGATCTATGCGGTGGCGCAAGGACCGGTCGCGGTGTCCGGCTTCAAGGGTCAGGGTGCCGCCGCCAGCGTGAGCCGCGGCGTCACGACTTCCGCGCGCATCGCCGGTGGCGCAATCATCGAGCGCGAGGTGCCCTATCAGCTGCGCTCGGCGAACAGCCTGAAGCTCGCGCTCAAGAACCCCGATTTCACCACCGCCGATCGCATCGCCCGCGCGATCAACGGCCGCTATCCCGGTGCCGCGCAGATGCTCGATCCGGCGACCGTGGAGGTCCGTCCGTCCGGCCAGTTCGCCGGATCGGTCATCGATCTCGTGACGCAGCTGGGCGACCTCGAAGTGAAGGTCGATCAGCCGGCCAAGGTGGTCATCAACGAAGCCTCGGGCACGGTGGTGATGAACAGCGACGTCCGCATCACGCCGGTGGCGATCGCGCAAGGGGGCCTCACCATCTCGGTCACCGAAGCGCCGCAGGTCTCGCAACCGGCCCCCTTCTCGCAGGGCCAGACGACGGTGGTGCCGCGCACCCAGGTGCAGGTGAACGACGGCAACGGCGCCAGCCTCGCCGTAATCAACGGCCCTTCGCTCAAGGCGCTGGTAAGCGGGCTCAACACGCTTGGCGTGTCGCCGCGGGACCTGATCACCATCCTGCAGGCGATCAAGACCGCCGGCGCGCTCCAGGCCGAAATCGAGGTGCAGTAA
- a CDS encoding polysaccharide deacetylase family protein has product MPKAAAAAATAEADAGAVSLTYDDGLSSQLDTAVPALERRGMHGTFYVTWDNIVDRADDWARLPTRGHELGAHTVSHSCNLGTLSARAYADREFKPLEAWLDRVAGPGRARDFAYPCDVTDLGPGTANVERARYEAMLRRLRIQSARNSEGPPNPAGWVRQHPFRLQALAVGYDAQPLDVFNYLQRARAARHWAILVFHQVGDGPEADGAVSAAEHEALLDIVAASGLSVRTVGDQLRRMR; this is encoded by the coding sequence ATGCCGAAGGCCGCAGCCGCAGCCGCGACCGCGGAGGCCGATGCGGGTGCGGTGAGCCTGACCTATGATGACGGCCTTTCCTCACAGCTCGACACCGCGGTGCCTGCGCTCGAACGGCGCGGGATGCATGGCACGTTCTACGTGACCTGGGACAATATCGTCGACCGTGCCGACGACTGGGCGCGGCTGCCCACGCGCGGGCATGAACTTGGCGCACACACCGTCAGCCACTCCTGCAATCTGGGGACGCTAAGCGCGCGCGCCTATGCGGATCGCGAGTTCAAGCCGCTCGAGGCATGGCTGGATCGCGTGGCCGGGCCGGGCAGGGCGCGCGACTTCGCCTATCCCTGCGACGTCACCGACCTGGGTCCGGGTACCGCCAATGTCGAGCGCGCACGGTACGAGGCGATGCTGCGTCGGCTGCGCATCCAGAGTGCGCGCAACAGCGAAGGTCCGCCCAATCCGGCGGGCTGGGTGCGGCAACATCCGTTCCGCCTGCAGGCGCTGGCGGTGGGCTATGATGCCCAGCCGCTCGACGTGTTCAATTATTTGCAGCGCGCCCGCGCGGCGCGGCACTGGGCGATTCTGGTGTTCCATCAGGTCGGTGACGGGCCCGAGGCGGATGGTGCCGTGTCCGCAGCCGAGCATGAAGCGCTGCTCGACATCGTGGCGGCAAGTGGGCTGTCGGTGCGCACGGTGGGCGATCAGCTCCGCCGCATGCGCTGA
- a CDS encoding PEPxxWA-CTERM sorting domain-containing protein produces MKRFKALVASVAVIAGAQFFGSVAQAATLVTCVKATCSYSAATQTGSGASTALAKGTKAKPTTATSSFSIVLPSAGTFEISVTPSGNGPSGTGLSFTSLVFNGVTIANPAQGFIYSFAVAKAGTYDFAVSASNNANKAIAFSTSYSFAGVPEPATWGLMIAGVGMAGGSLRRRRSTRIAIA; encoded by the coding sequence ATGAAGCGTTTCAAGGCCCTGGTGGCCAGCGTGGCGGTTATCGCCGGCGCACAGTTTTTCGGCAGCGTCGCACAGGCGGCGACCCTGGTCACCTGCGTGAAGGCGACCTGCTCCTATTCGGCGGCTACCCAGACCGGCAGCGGCGCCTCTACGGCGCTTGCCAAGGGCACCAAGGCGAAGCCGACGACCGCAACCTCGTCCTTCAGCATTGTGCTGCCCTCGGCCGGCACGTTCGAGATCAGCGTCACCCCGAGCGGAAACGGCCCCAGCGGCACCGGCCTGTCCTTCACGTCGCTGGTGTTCAACGGCGTGACGATCGCGAACCCGGCGCAGGGTTTCATCTACAGCTTCGCCGTAGCGAAGGCGGGTACGTACGACTTCGCGGTGTCGGCCTCGAACAACGCGAACAAGGCGATTGCCTTCTCGACGAGCTACAGCTTCGCTGGCGTTCCGGAGCCGGCCACCTGGGGTCTGATGATCGCGGGCGTCGGCATGGCCGGTGGTTCGCTGCGTCGTCGCCGCAGCACCCGCATCGCGATCGCCTGA
- the fliG gene encoding flagellar motor switch protein FliG, producing MASVATVGEPPELKKFSGPQRAAALMLALGKEHGAPIWDQLSTDEIKELSSTIASLGRIPSAVVEYLLVQFTGEVASMASLHGSYETTERLLAGILPSDKVKDIMEDIRGPSGRTMWDKLSNVSETVLAGALKQEYPQTVAVILSKLRPDHAARVLAELPREFAVDVIMRMLRMDTVQKEVINQVEQTLKTEFMTNLSRSQKRDPHESMAELFNSLDRSTEEAMLTALDAKAPESAERIRALMFTFEDLANLLPPAIAAIVRNADKREMALALKGAPDQLKQMFFNAMTERAAKLMREDMAGMGPVRARDCEEAQSSLVRLAKDLADRGEILLVDPKSDDAMII from the coding sequence ATGGCTTCTGTCGCCACGGTGGGTGAACCGCCCGAACTGAAGAAATTCTCCGGACCGCAGCGCGCGGCCGCGCTGATGCTCGCACTGGGCAAGGAGCATGGTGCGCCGATCTGGGACCAGCTCTCCACCGACGAGATCAAGGAGCTTTCCTCGACGATCGCCAGCCTCGGCCGCATCCCCAGTGCCGTCGTCGAATATCTGCTCGTCCAGTTTACCGGCGAAGTGGCGAGCATGGCCTCGCTCCACGGCAGCTACGAAACGACCGAGCGCCTGCTCGCCGGCATCTTGCCGAGCGACAAGGTGAAGGACATCATGGAGGACATTCGTGGTCCTTCGGGTCGGACGATGTGGGACAAGCTCTCCAACGTCTCGGAGACCGTGCTGGCCGGTGCGCTCAAGCAGGAATATCCGCAGACCGTCGCGGTCATTCTCTCCAAGCTGCGGCCGGATCACGCCGCGCGCGTGCTGGCCGAGCTCCCGCGCGAGTTCGCCGTGGACGTCATCATGCGCATGCTCCGCATGGACACGGTGCAGAAGGAAGTGATCAACCAGGTCGAGCAGACGCTCAAGACCGAGTTCATGACCAACCTTTCCCGCTCGCAGAAGCGCGATCCCCATGAGAGCATGGCCGAGCTGTTCAACTCGCTCGATCGCTCGACCGAGGAAGCGATGCTCACCGCGCTCGATGCCAAGGCGCCGGAAAGCGCCGAGCGCATCCGCGCGCTGATGTTCACCTTCGAGGATCTCGCCAACCTGCTGCCGCCGGCAATCGCCGCGATCGTCCGCAATGCCGACAAGCGCGAGATGGCACTGGCGCTGAAGGGGGCTCCGGACCAGCTGAAGCAGATGTTCTTCAACGCAATGACCGAGCGCGCCGCCAAGCTGATGCGCGAGGACATGGCCGGCATGGGGCCGGTGCGAGCGCGCGATTGCGAAGAGGCCCAGTCGAGCCTCGTCCGCCTGGCCAAGGACCTCGCCGACCGCGGCGAGATCCTGCTGGTCGACCCGAAGTCCGACGACGCGATGATTATCTGA
- a CDS encoding catalase family protein, whose protein sequence is MQQPVRFSPSVEQPQPDEAETIAGLKEQFEKILDTTSQDYQHAVRSVHAKGHGLARGTFTVAHGLPPELAQGLFATPGSHEAILRFSTNAGDILDDSIRLPRGVALKVLGVEGERLPGSEGDTTQDFVMVNAPAFAAPDAKKFLGNLKLLAATTDKAEGAKKLLSAVLRSFEAALEAVGGKSALLSTLGGARPVHPLGATYFSQTPYRYGDHIAKFQLVPVSGIKAFADETINATGRPDAIREAVNELLVEQGGTWEFRVQLCTDLEAMPVEDASVAWDEDASPYRTVATLEVAPQRGWVPGESDRIEDRLSFAPWHGLAAHQPLGGVNRARKETYQFSADYRGRFNGCPMHEPRALDDLTIEA, encoded by the coding sequence ATGCAGCAGCCCGTCCGCTTCTCGCCGTCCGTCGAACAGCCTCAGCCCGACGAGGCGGAGACGATCGCCGGGCTGAAGGAACAGTTCGAGAAAATCCTCGACACGACCTCGCAAGATTATCAGCATGCGGTGCGCTCGGTGCATGCCAAGGGCCATGGCCTGGCGCGCGGCACCTTCACCGTCGCGCACGGCCTGCCGCCCGAGCTGGCGCAGGGGCTGTTTGCGACGCCCGGCAGCCACGAGGCGATTTTGCGCTTCTCCACCAATGCAGGCGACATCCTGGACGATTCCATTCGCCTGCCGCGCGGCGTCGCGCTGAAGGTGCTGGGCGTCGAGGGCGAGCGTCTCCCCGGCAGCGAAGGCGATACGACGCAGGACTTCGTGATGGTCAATGCCCCCGCCTTCGCCGCGCCTGACGCCAAGAAGTTCCTGGGCAATCTCAAGCTTCTTGCCGCAACGACCGACAAGGCGGAAGGTGCGAAGAAGCTGCTGTCGGCGGTGCTGCGCAGCTTCGAGGCCGCACTGGAAGCGGTGGGCGGCAAGTCTGCACTGCTCAGCACGCTCGGCGGCGCGCGCCCGGTCCATCCGCTGGGCGCCACCTATTTCAGTCAGACGCCATATCGCTACGGTGACCATATCGCCAAATTCCAGCTCGTCCCCGTCTCCGGGATCAAGGCGTTCGCGGACGAGACGATCAATGCCACCGGCCGACCCGATGCGATCCGCGAGGCGGTGAACGAACTGCTCGTCGAGCAGGGCGGCACCTGGGAGTTTCGCGTGCAGCTTTGCACCGATCTCGAAGCCATGCCGGTGGAGGACGCATCGGTTGCCTGGGACGAGGACGCCAGCCCCTACCGCACCGTCGCCACGCTCGAGGTCGCGCCGCAGCGGGGCTGGGTGCCGGGCGAAAGCGACCGGATCGAGGACCGGCTCTCCTTCGCGCCCTGGCACGGCCTGGCGGCGCATCAGCCGCTGGGCGGCGTCAACCGCGCGCGGAAGGAGACATACCAGTTTTCCGCAGACTATCGCGGCCGGTTCAACGGCTGTCCGATGCACGAACCTCGCGCGCTCGACGATCTCACGATCGAGGCCTGA
- the fliN gene encoding flagellar motor switch protein FliN has translation MNIDPHDIIPSDGPEPQPAPAPDFEDFELPGSTPDPHAAAAGLEAVHDVPVKVQAVLGRARMPIGDLLALSSGTVLELDRRVGEPVDIFVNDRLIARGEVVLIDNALGVTLTEIVRPDR, from the coding sequence ATGAACATCGATCCCCACGACATCATCCCGTCGGACGGCCCCGAGCCCCAGCCGGCCCCCGCCCCCGATTTCGAGGACTTCGAGCTTCCCGGCAGCACGCCTGATCCCCATGCCGCCGCGGCGGGCCTGGAAGCGGTGCACGACGTGCCGGTAAAGGTGCAGGCCGTGCTCGGCCGCGCGCGGATGCCGATCGGCGACCTTCTGGCGCTCAGCTCGGGCACCGTGCTCGAACTGGATCGCCGGGTCGGCGAACCGGTCGATATCTTCGTCAACGACCGGCTGATCGCCCGCGGCGAAGTCGTCCTGATCGACAATGCGCTGGGCGTCACGCTCACCGAAATCGTGCGGCCCGATCGCTGA